A single region of the Lotus japonicus ecotype B-129 chromosome 4, LjGifu_v1.2 genome encodes:
- the LOC130711075 gene encoding DNA replication licensing factor MCM2: MASSPHPDSPSSPSAGFNTDQLPHTHTSRASSDDDEASVDPEIIRDDEPPIEEEEDGEDLYNDNFMDDYRRMDEADQFESVGLDDSMEDDRDMDQVIEDRRAAEIELEARDGRASNRNKLPQLLHDQDTDDDSYRPSKRTRADFRQPIPSDDDQSSPGRSQRGHSREDVPMTDQTEGDGYEDEYDDDGGHEMYIVQGTLREWVTRDEVRRFIARKFKEFLLTYVNPKNEHGDFEYVRLISEMVSEDKCSLEIDYKQFIYVHPNIAIWLADAPQSVLEVMEDVAKNVVFQLHPNYRNIHQKIYVRITNLPVYDQIRNIRQIHLNTMIRIGGVVTRRSGVFPQLQQVKYDCNKCGAILGPFFQNSYSEVKVGSCPECQSKGPFIVNIEQTIYRNFQKLSLQESPGIVPAGRLPRYKEVILLNDQIDCARPGEEIEVTGIYTNNFDLSLNTKNGFPVFATVIEANHVTKKQDLFSAYKLTEEDIKDIAELSKDPRVGERIIKSIAPSIYGHEDIKTAIALAMFGGQEKSGQGKHRLRGDINVLLLGDPGTAKSQFLKYVEKTGQRAVYTTGKGASAVGLTAAVHKDPVTREWTLEGGALVLADKGICLIDEFDKMNDQDRVSIHEAMEQQSISISKAGIVTSLQARCSVIAAANPVGGRYDSSKTFSQNVELTDPIISRFDILCVVKDVVDPVTDELLATFVVDSHHKSQPKGANRDDKSLSEAADAYGASMPADPEILPQELLKKYITYAKLNVFPRLQDADLDKLTHVYAELRRESSHGQGVPIAVRHIESMIRMSEAHARMHLRKHVTQEDVDMAIRVLLDSFISTQKFGVQKALQKSFRKYITFKKDYNELLHYLLRELVKNALHFEEIVSGSASGLTHVDVKLDDLVNKAQDHEIYDLKPFFSSSLFSSGNFALDEERGVIRVLLHNEI; this comes from the exons ATGGCCTCATCACCGCATCCTGATTCGCCGTCATCACCCTCCGCCGGTTTCAACACTGACCAGCTTCCTCACACCCACACCAGCCGCGCCTCCTCCGACGATGACGAGGCTTCCGTCGATCCCGAAATCATCCGCGACGATGAACCACCtatcgaagaagaagaagacggaGAGGATCTTTACAATGACAATTTCATGGA TGATTATAGAAGGATGGATGAGGCTGACCAGTTCGAATCGGTTGGCTTGGATGACTCCATGGAGGATGATAGAGATATGGATCAGGTCATAGAGGATCGTAGGGCTGCTGAGATCGAGCTTGAAGCCCGTGATGGTCGCGCTTCCAATCGCAACAAGCTCCCTCAACTCCTCCATGACCAGG ATACAGATGATGACAGCTATAGGCCTTCTAAGAGGACTCGAGCTGATTTTAGGCAGCCTATACCAAGCGATGATGATCAAAGCTCACCTGGGAGGTCTCAACGAGGACACTCAAGAGAAGATGTTCCCATGACTGATCAAACTGAGGGTGATGGGTATGAG GATgaatatgatgatgatggtggccATGAGATGTACATTGTTCAAGGAACACTTCGAGAGTGGGTTACAAGGGATGAAGTGCGCCGCTTCATAGCCAGGAAATTCAAGGAATTCCTCCTCACGTATGTCAATCCAAAAAATGAACATGGTGACTTTGAATATGTGCGACTGATAAGTGAGATGGTGTCAg AGGACAAGTGCAGTTTGGAGATAGATTACAAACAATTTATCTATGTGCATCCCAACATTGCCATTTGGCTTGCTGATGCACCTCAGTCTGTTTTAGAAGTGATGGAAGATGTTGCCAAAAACGTTGTCTTTCAATTGCATCCAAATTACAGAAATATACATCAAAAGATTTATGTTCGTATAACCAACTTGCCAGTTTATGATCAGATTCGAAATATTAG GCAGATCCACTTAAATACAATGATCCGAATTGGGGGAGTAGTAACAAGGCGTTCCGGAGTTTTCCCCCAGCTGCAGCAGGTGAAATATGACTGTAACAAGTGTGGGGCCATTTTGGGACCCTTCTTTCAAAATTCCTATTCGGAGGTGAAAGTTGGATCCTGTCCCGAGTGTCAATCAAAAGGACCATTTATTGTCAATATTGAGCAG ACAATTTACAGGAATTTTCAAAAGCTTAGTCTCCAAGAAAGCCCAGGAATAGTTCCTGCAGGTCGGCTTCCTCGATACAAGGAAGTGATATTATTGAATGATCAGATTGACTGTGCTCGACCCGGCGAAGAAATT GAGGTCACAGGTATTTATACCAATAACTTCGACTTATCCCTAAACACAAAGAATGGGTTCCCGGTGTTTGCCACTGTTATTGAGGCTAATCATGTTACAAAGAAACAAGATCTCTTCTCTGCCTACAAACTTACAGAAGAAGACATAAAAGATATTGCAGAATTATCCAAAGACCCCCGAGTCGGCGAAAGG ATTATCAAGTCTATTGCTCCATCAATCTATGGTCATGAGGACATAAAAACTGCAATAGCTTTAGCTATGTTCGGAGGTCAGGAAAAAAGTGGTCAAGGAAAACATCGACTGAGAGGTGACATAAATGTTCTTCTTCTCGGTGATCCAGGAACTGCCAAGTCTCAATTTCTCAA GTACGTTGAAAAAACTGGGCAGAGAGCTGTGTACACTACTGGCAAAGGGGCTTCTGCTGTTGGTCTCACAGCTGCTGTTCACAAGGATCCAGTCACAAGGGAGTGGACCCTTGAGGGGGGAGCCCTTGTTCTTGCTGACAAAGGAATTTGTCTTATTGATGAGTTTGACAAGATGAATGACCAGGATAG GGTAAGTATCCATGAAGCAATGGAGCAGCAGAGCATAAGCATATCAAAAGCGGGAATTGTCACATCTCTTCAGGCACGGTGTTCTGTCATTGCTGCTGCCAATCCTGTTGGAGGCAG GTATGATTCCTCAAAAACATTTTCTCAAAATGTTGAGTTGACAGATCCTATCATTTCTCGTTTTGACATCCTCTGCGTTGTCAAG GATGTGGTTGATCCGGTCACTGATGAGTTGCTTGCAACGTTTGTAGTTGATAGTCATCATAAGTCACAACCCAAGGGTGCTAATAGAGATGACAAGTCCCTGAGTGAGGCCGCAGATGCTTATGGAGCTTCCATGCCAGCTGATCCCGAG ATACTTCCTCAGGAGCTGCTGAAGAAGTACATTACCTATGCCAAGTTGAATGTCTTTCCGAGGTTACAAGATGCTGATTTGGATAAACTGACACATGTATATGCTGAATTGCGGAGAGAATCTTCT CACGGACAAGGAGTTCCCATTGCTGTAAGGCACATCGAATCAATGATAAGGATGTCTGAAGCTCATGCGAGAATGCATCTCAGAAAGCATGTCACACAAGAGGATGTGGACATGGCAATTCGTGTTCTACTTGATTCATTcatttccactcaaaagtttGGGGTACAGAAAGCGCTGCAGAAG AGCTTCCGGAAGTATATAACTTTCAAGAAGGACTACAATGAATTACTCCATTATCTTCTCCGCGAGCTTGTAAAGAATGCTTTGCATTTCGAAGAAATTGTTTCTGGATCTGCTTCAGGTCTAACGCATGTAGATGTCAAACTAGATGATCTCGTCAACAAG GCTCAGGATCATGAAATATATGATTTGAAACCCTTCTTCAGTAGTAGCCTCTTCTCTAGTGGCAATTTTGCATTAGATGAAGAACGAGGAGTGATTAGGGTATTGCTCCACAATGAAATTTGA